A genomic segment from Gracilimonas sediminicola encodes:
- a CDS encoding CcmD family protein has product MQEDSLAAVDTLTQAYSDNWSGAPGAEEAGAFIQLMSSNELIYVVLGVSLIIWLVLLFFLFRVDKKVSKLEEQIQSSNDA; this is encoded by the coding sequence ATGCAAGAAGATTCACTCGCTGCCGTTGACACCCTGACTCAAGCTTACTCTGATAACTGGAGCGGAGCACCCGGGGCAGAAGAGGCCGGCGCATTTATTCAACTTATGTCTTCAAACGAATTAATATATGTAGTGTTGGGAGTGAGCCTGATCATATGGCTGGTACTCCTGTTTTTTCTATTCCGGGTAGATAAAAAAGTGAGCAAACTGGAAGAACAAATTCAATCATCAAACGACGCATGA
- a CDS encoding cytochrome c maturation protein CcmE, which translates to MKPKLIIGIVAIVGFTSLLMYNFGESISTYTTFEGASEMSSAHIPGTWDEEKGAEFSLETKKFVFYMKDEDGVSKKVVYSKPKPNNFEQADQLVVIGEMRGDTFYANEMLMKCPSKYNDADPSQFSEASQG; encoded by the coding sequence ATGAAACCAAAACTAATTATAGGAATTGTAGCCATTGTTGGGTTTACCTCTCTGTTGATGTACAACTTTGGTGAAAGCATTAGTACCTACACAACCTTTGAAGGCGCATCTGAAATGAGCAGTGCCCACATCCCCGGTACATGGGATGAAGAAAAGGGAGCTGAATTTTCTCTGGAAACCAAAAAATTTGTTTTCTACATGAAGGACGAAGACGGCGTTTCTAAAAAAGTGGTGTACTCCAAGCCCAAGCCCAATAATTTTGAACAGGCTGACCAGCTGGTGGTCATCGGTGAAATGAGAGGCGATACTTTCTACGCAAACGAAATGCTGATGAAGTGCCCTTCTAAATACAACGATGCCGACCCAAGTCAATTCAGCGAAGCTTCTCAGGGATAA
- the ccsA gene encoding cytochrome c biogenesis protein, whose amino-acid sequence MKPWKYVVAGWMTLVIAGGFLIEIPDIPILEQTARNIFFHVPMWMTMFVLFLISFWYSIKYLNEPEIEFDMKASSAATVGVAFGVCGLLTGSLWARFTWGSWWTFAEPKMNLAALALMIYVAYFMLRSAFDDEQKRAKLAAVYNIFAVTTIPFLLYVVPRQLTSLHPGADGNPAFSEITADELRYILYPAFIGFIALGYWIYDVVHRYKKVQFEIENS is encoded by the coding sequence TTGAAACCCTGGAAATACGTAGTAGCCGGCTGGATGACCCTCGTTATCGCAGGCGGTTTTTTGATAGAAATTCCTGATATCCCCATTCTCGAACAGACGGCACGCAACATCTTTTTTCACGTACCCATGTGGATGACGATGTTCGTTCTCTTTTTGATCAGTTTTTGGTACAGCATTAAATATTTAAATGAGCCGGAAATCGAGTTTGATATGAAAGCCTCATCGGCGGCGACGGTGGGTGTGGCTTTTGGCGTATGCGGATTGTTGACCGGTTCGCTCTGGGCTCGTTTTACCTGGGGATCGTGGTGGACGTTCGCCGAACCAAAGATGAACCTGGCTGCACTGGCATTGATGATTTATGTGGCTTATTTCATGCTCCGGTCGGCTTTTGATGACGAACAGAAACGCGCAAAATTAGCCGCCGTTTACAATATTTTTGCAGTTACCACCATTCCTTTTTTGTTGTATGTGGTTCCGCGACAATTAACAAGCCTGCACCCGGGAGCAGATGGAAATCCTGCTTTCAGTGAGATAACAGCCGATGAACTTCGCTATATTTTATACCCGGCATTTATCGGATTTATAGCTCTTGGATACTGGATCTACGATGTGGTTCACAGGTATAAAAAGGTTCAATTCGAGATCGAGAATTCATAA
- the ccsA gene encoding cytochrome c biogenesis protein CcsA translates to MLGTVGKILISASFVTSLAAMIFYFISANRDENRTLRIGNWLFAVKAAFLVVASGILVYLIFQHQFQYYYVFNYTSLDLAPRYLWSAFYGGQEGSFMLWILISAFFGFGLMKWTRAPYKAPVLFFLTLTQVFLLSMLLGWDIFGLKLGASPFRTIAEEMPNAPFLQANPDFIPQDGSGLNDLLKSPWMMIHPPILFVGFSMMTIPYCFAMAALWKQKYNEWIGPALPWTLSANVALLTAIFLGGYWAYVTLSFGGYWAWDPVENASLVPWLIGTAGIHTMIIQRKSSIAQKSSILFAILAYVAVVYETFLTRSGILGSSSVHSFVDLGLYNQLLAFMLVVTLLGLGLFFWRYKELPSPEKESKFLSREFMTVTGAMLLLILGLVIILGTSSPIIGKLFVENPTPPEISFYNDWSMPIAMVMAIFTVLGQYLFWKKYDAESLASALINPLLVTSAVTILSIILGDVRNIYYMVYLFCGYFAVVGNAWVMVRLAFQNPKLVGGSLTHVGFGLLLVGILASSAYNSYLVDQKTANYNAAVEQGEVTDEQGFKVTQKEEMLLLNLNEPVLVDNRYMLTYEGYELDNSVRRGQQTYRIKFEPVDGGKPFYMNPEVYPMLTTSTAENIQWSVDPDVRTGLLSDIYLYVGGSSYVQEQNDRAAENRSMMQNVAAQDTTADDSPEVQKIKFNPGQTVDVGKFKIRFVDYARTDTSELPPNTSIGVRAQVELIHPASSRVITLEPLFAVYSQDGQSYIYSPPARIPDFDLEFQFTEINPQENNIELTITGLEEEYEPEWVLIVADEKPFISVVWAGTFILMAGFSISIFRHWGRERKKNAE, encoded by the coding sequence ATGTTAGGAACCGTTGGTAAAATCCTGATCTCCGCCTCTTTCGTTACTTCTCTGGCGGCTATGATCTTTTATTTCATTTCGGCGAACCGGGATGAGAACCGAACTCTGCGCATCGGAAACTGGCTGTTTGCTGTAAAAGCAGCTTTTCTCGTCGTTGCTTCCGGTATTTTGGTGTACCTGATCTTCCAGCATCAGTTTCAGTACTATTATGTGTTCAACTACACCAGCCTTGATTTAGCTCCACGCTATCTCTGGTCGGCTTTTTATGGCGGACAGGAAGGCAGCTTTATGCTTTGGATTCTGATTTCCGCCTTCTTTGGTTTTGGGTTGATGAAATGGACGCGAGCCCCTTACAAAGCTCCGGTGTTATTCTTCCTTACACTCACCCAGGTATTCTTACTGTCTATGTTGTTAGGCTGGGATATCTTTGGGTTGAAACTGGGGGCATCTCCATTCCGAACCATCGCTGAAGAAATGCCGAATGCGCCATTCCTTCAGGCCAACCCCGATTTCATCCCACAAGATGGAAGCGGATTAAATGATTTACTCAAAAGCCCCTGGATGATGATTCACCCGCCCATTTTATTTGTGGGTTTTTCAATGATGACCATCCCGTACTGCTTTGCCATGGCCGCACTGTGGAAACAAAAGTATAATGAGTGGATTGGCCCTGCTTTACCCTGGACCCTCAGCGCAAATGTAGCTTTACTGACGGCCATTTTTCTCGGAGGCTATTGGGCATACGTCACGCTTTCCTTTGGTGGATACTGGGCCTGGGATCCTGTAGAGAACGCATCCCTGGTCCCCTGGTTAATCGGGACGGCGGGCATTCACACCATGATTATTCAGCGAAAAAGTTCCATAGCTCAGAAGTCATCCATTCTTTTTGCTATTCTGGCTTACGTGGCGGTTGTCTATGAAACCTTCCTGACCCGATCCGGAATTCTGGGAAGCTCATCCGTACACAGCTTTGTGGATCTTGGATTGTATAATCAGCTCCTGGCATTTATGCTTGTTGTAACACTATTGGGACTGGGGCTATTTTTCTGGAGATATAAAGAACTTCCTTCCCCCGAAAAAGAATCTAAATTCCTCAGCCGGGAGTTTATGACGGTTACCGGGGCTATGCTATTACTTATCCTTGGTTTGGTAATTATTCTTGGAACCAGCTCCCCGATCATTGGAAAGCTGTTTGTTGAGAATCCAACCCCACCGGAAATCAGTTTTTATAATGACTGGAGTATGCCCATTGCCATGGTTATGGCGATTTTCACCGTGTTGGGGCAGTATCTGTTTTGGAAGAAATATGACGCAGAATCACTGGCTTCAGCTTTAATTAATCCATTGTTGGTAACCAGTGCAGTGACCATTCTCTCCATCATTCTTGGAGATGTACGGAATATCTATTACATGGTGTACCTGTTCTGCGGATATTTCGCTGTGGTAGGGAATGCCTGGGTGATGGTTCGCCTTGCTTTTCAAAATCCTAAACTTGTTGGTGGATCTCTTACTCACGTGGGCTTTGGATTATTGTTGGTGGGAATTTTGGCATCGTCAGCGTACAACTCCTATCTCGTGGATCAAAAAACAGCCAATTACAATGCTGCAGTTGAACAGGGAGAGGTAACGGACGAGCAGGGCTTCAAAGTAACTCAAAAAGAGGAAATGTTGCTGCTGAACCTGAATGAGCCCGTGCTCGTTGATAACCGATATATGCTGACTTACGAAGGGTATGAGCTGGATAATTCGGTGCGTCGCGGTCAGCAAACCTACCGAATCAAGTTTGAACCGGTTGACGGCGGCAAGCCTTTTTATATGAACCCGGAAGTCTATCCGATGCTTACCACTTCCACCGCCGAAAACATACAGTGGTCGGTAGATCCCGATGTGAGAACAGGATTGTTAAGTGATATCTATCTATATGTGGGTGGTAGTTCGTATGTACAGGAGCAAAACGACCGTGCTGCTGAAAACCGAAGCATGATGCAGAATGTAGCCGCTCAGGATACCACCGCCGATGATTCTCCTGAAGTGCAGAAAATTAAATTCAACCCGGGGCAAACCGTTGATGTGGGTAAATTCAAAATCAGGTTTGTGGATTACGCCCGAACCGATACTTCAGAATTACCTCCAAATACCTCCATTGGCGTACGGGCCCAAGTCGAGTTGATACATCCGGCAAGCAGCAGGGTTATAACTCTTGAACCATTATTTGCCGTTTATAGTCAGGATGGACAAAGCTACATTTACTCTCCACCGGCACGAATTCCTGATTTTGACCTGGAGTTTCAATTCACGGAAATCAATCCCCAGGAAAACAACATTGAGTTAACCATAACCGGCCTCGAAGAAGAATATGAGCCGGAATGGGTACTAATTGTAGCCGATGAGAAACCCTTTATATCGGTAGTTTGGGCCGGCACCTTTATTCTTATGGCTGGATTTAGCATTTCTATTTTCCGACATTGGGGCAGAGAACGGAAGAAGAACGCTGAGTAA